A genomic window from Sulfurimonas sp. hsl 1-7 includes:
- a CDS encoding NAD(P)/FAD-dependent oxidoreductase: MKNYDVLILGAGASGLMCGANLPKKLSVAIVDGNDKVAKKLKISGGGKCNITNVSVKPNNFDGNKELIKQVFKKFNKEKLVRFLDRNHIDLELRKERYYFCKHSSDDIINLLVQLNEQHHFYLNHKIISLTKEDDLFILKTDKQYIKAKNVVVATGGKSFANLGASDIGLEIAKSFGLEVKEFTPALVGLTVQKEQFWMKELSGLSTYVNIKVGDKLLKEELLFTHKGLSGPAVLSASLYWNKGDISVNFIPEEKKESLPKRLSNMMKDKSLTNYKFSPAGNYGFTKAEVSRGGIMADELDFKTLEAKKVKGLYFIGEVVDVTGELGGYNFQWAFSSAYFCAKCIKVS; encoded by the coding sequence ATGAAAAACTATGATGTACTTATTTTAGGGGCTGGCGCTTCGGGACTGATGTGTGGAGCGAACTTACCCAAAAAACTCTCTGTTGCAATTGTTGATGGAAATGACAAAGTTGCAAAAAAACTCAAAATTTCTGGTGGCGGAAAATGTAATATCACAAATGTAAGTGTAAAACCAAATAATTTTGACGGTAACAAAGAGCTCATCAAACAAGTTTTTAAAAAGTTCAATAAAGAGAAACTAGTTCGTTTTTTAGATCGTAACCATATTGATCTTGAATTGCGTAAAGAGCGTTACTATTTTTGTAAACACTCTTCGGATGATATTATAAACCTCCTAGTACAGCTCAATGAGCAACACCATTTTTACCTTAACCACAAAATCATCTCCCTTACAAAAGAGGACGATCTTTTTATACTCAAAACAGACAAACAATATATAAAAGCAAAAAATGTAGTTGTAGCAACAGGTGGAAAAAGTTTTGCAAATCTTGGTGCGAGTGATATAGGTCTTGAAATCGCTAAAAGTTTTGGTCTTGAAGTAAAAGAATTTACACCTGCCCTTGTTGGACTAACCGTACAAAAAGAACAGTTTTGGATGAAAGAGTTAAGTGGTCTGAGCACCTATGTCAACATAAAAGTTGGAGATAAACTTCTCAAAGAGGAACTTCTTTTTACACACAAAGGTCTCAGTGGTCCAGCCGTGTTATCTGCATCATTGTATTGGAATAAAGGTGATATTAGTGTTAATTTCATCCCTGAAGAGAAAAAAGAGAGTCTTCCAAAACGTCTTAGTAATATGATGAAAGACAAATCTCTCACTAACTACAAATTTTCTCCTGCAGGAAACTATGGATTTACAAAAGCAGAGGTCTCTCGCGGCGGTATAATGGCAGATGAGTTAGATTTTAAAACTTTAGAGGCAAAAAAAGTAAAAGGGCTTTACTTTATAGGTGAAGTTGTCGATGTTACTGGGGAACTTGGTGGTTATAATTTTCAATGGGCTTTTTCTAGTGCATATTTTTGTGCCAAATGTATAAAAGTGTCATAG